From a single Alloactinosynnema sp. L-07 genomic region:
- a CDS encoding TIGR03617 family F420-dependent LLM class oxidoreductase, translating to MKVDSGGYAETVSEAADAIADAERAGFDGAWVAETKLDPFLAMAVAADRTERIELITAIAVAFARNPMTVATQANDVQRLSAGRFRLGLGSQIEPHITKRFSMPWSSPAARMREFVLAVRAIWRAWETGDRLAFRGEFYKHTLMTPFFDPGPNPHGNPKIYVAAVGPRMTEVAGEVADGLLCHSFITERYLREVALPAVERGRAKAGKDLAGFDLSVPPFVATTPAELADVKEKISFYGSTPAYRAVLDLHGWGDLQDELHALSRRGKWAEMPALISADVLAAFAVVGSAEEVAAEVRRRFGDIAQRLTLPEAAFRAM from the coding sequence GTGAAGGTCGACTCCGGCGGGTACGCCGAGACCGTGTCCGAGGCCGCCGACGCGATCGCCGACGCCGAGCGCGCGGGCTTCGACGGCGCGTGGGTCGCCGAGACCAAACTCGATCCGTTCCTGGCCATGGCCGTGGCCGCCGACCGCACCGAGCGGATCGAGCTGATCACCGCCATCGCCGTGGCGTTCGCCCGCAACCCGATGACGGTGGCGACGCAGGCCAACGACGTGCAGCGGCTCAGCGCAGGCCGGTTCCGGCTCGGCCTCGGCTCACAGATCGAGCCGCACATCACCAAGCGGTTCAGCATGCCGTGGTCGAGCCCGGCCGCGCGGATGCGGGAGTTCGTGCTGGCGGTCCGGGCGATCTGGCGGGCCTGGGAGACCGGCGACCGCCTCGCCTTCCGCGGCGAGTTCTACAAGCACACGCTGATGACGCCGTTCTTCGACCCGGGCCCCAACCCGCACGGCAACCCCAAGATCTACGTCGCCGCCGTCGGACCCCGGATGACCGAGGTGGCCGGGGAGGTGGCCGACGGGCTGCTCTGCCACAGCTTCATTACCGAGCGCTACCTGCGGGAAGTGGCCCTGCCCGCGGTGGAGCGCGGCCGGGCGAAGGCGGGCAAGGACCTGGCGGGCTTCGACCTCAGCGTCCCGCCGTTCGTCGCGACGACGCCCGCCGAACTCGCCGACGTCAAGGAGAAGATCTCCTTCTACGGCTCGACCCCGGCCTACCGGGCCGTGCTCGACCTGCACGGCTGGGGCGACCTGCAGGACGAGCTGCACGCGCTGTCCCGCCGCGGCAAGTGGGCCGAGATGCCCGCCTTGATCAGCGCCGATGTCCTGGCCGCGTTCGCCGTCGTCGGCTCGGCTGAGGAGGTGGCCGCCGAGGTCCGCCGCCGGTTCGGCGACATCGCTCAGCGGCTCACCCTGCCCGAGGCGGCCTTCCGGGCTATGTGA
- a CDS encoding LysR family transcriptional regulator, which produces MAELEIRHLRAICSIADEGSVSRAAIRLGVTQPALTAQLRSIERLIGGELFRRSPNGSVPTELGRSVIRSARVVLEDMTALLATARNHVRQPGEVPLVVAATPMLFIGAMIGELRAWFRAELRTEIDSSAPVLLDLVAAKQADLAVFERFEGMENRQLSEVEVRTIVDEPQFVALSENNPLAEQDEVDLADLADFDWVAPPPDQDPMRLRFRAICEAMGFTPRITHHVTEGRAAMALAAAGAVCLAQPASLGGPGFVIRPLRGSELSAPIVLVIRLDGMFAARRQELFACVAHAYRFIVDRNPTYAKWWEHHPEAHADLDAALALPRPSRPI; this is translated from the coding sequence ATGGCCGAACTTGAGATCCGCCACCTTCGCGCGATCTGCTCCATCGCCGACGAGGGCAGCGTTTCGCGCGCGGCCATCCGGCTCGGCGTGACCCAGCCCGCGCTGACCGCCCAGCTGCGCTCCATCGAGCGGCTGATCGGCGGCGAGCTGTTCCGCCGATCGCCCAACGGCAGCGTGCCGACCGAGCTGGGCCGCAGCGTGATCCGGTCCGCCCGGGTCGTGCTGGAGGACATGACCGCGCTGCTCGCGACCGCGCGCAATCACGTACGTCAGCCGGGTGAGGTGCCGCTGGTCGTCGCCGCCACGCCGATGCTGTTCATCGGCGCCATGATCGGCGAGCTGCGGGCGTGGTTCCGGGCCGAGCTGCGCACCGAGATCGACTCGTCGGCCCCGGTGCTGCTCGACCTGGTCGCGGCCAAGCAGGCCGACCTCGCGGTGTTCGAACGGTTCGAGGGCATGGAGAACCGGCAGCTCAGCGAGGTCGAGGTGCGCACGATCGTCGACGAGCCGCAGTTCGTCGCGCTCAGCGAGAACAATCCGCTGGCCGAGCAGGACGAGGTCGACCTCGCCGACCTGGCCGACTTCGACTGGGTGGCGCCGCCGCCCGACCAGGACCCGATGCGGCTGCGGTTCCGCGCGATCTGCGAGGCCATGGGCTTCACCCCGCGCATCACCCACCACGTCACCGAGGGGCGCGCGGCCATGGCGCTGGCCGCGGCGGGCGCGGTGTGCCTGGCCCAGCCCGCGTCGCTGGGCGGCCCCGGGTTCGTCATCCGGCCCCTGCGCGGGTCGGAGCTGTCGGCGCCGATCGTCTTGGTGATCCGGCTCGACGGAATGTTCGCCGCGCGCAGGCAGGAGCTCTTCGCCTGCGTGGCACACGCGTATCGCTTCATCGTCGACCGCAACCCGACCTACGCGAAGTGGTGGGAGCACCACCCGGAGGCCCACGCCGACCTCGACGCCGCGCTCGCGCTACCCCGGCCGAGCAGGCCCATTTAG